One Ictalurus furcatus strain D&B chromosome 22, Billie_1.0, whole genome shotgun sequence genomic window, ttatctcattcctcatgagcaatggctcCCAGTTCAgaaatattcttgggtttgtgtgctgcaacagccttcttcaaatcccaccagagatcttcgatggggttcaagtcaggtgagtgtgatggccctgtagaatcttccaggacttcttctgcaatcaagccttggtggaatttgaagtatgcttgggatcattgtcctgttggaaggtccagtgatgcccaagcttcagcttcctcacagatggcatgactttttctcctaggatttcctgatacttcaatgaatccatctcgcttTCCATAGGCTGCAGATTTCCAGTGACAGAGTATACAatgcagccccagagcatcaccgagccaccaccatgcttgactgtgtaCAGAGTATTCTTTCTTCATTCCTCTTCCTCGAGACATACCACTGATCTattgtgctgaaaagttccggttttgtttcatcgctccacagaacagaatcccaaaactttggtggcttatttatatgattttgggcaacttttcttgtgcttttgggtcagtagtgctgaacatcttggagttctggcatggaaaccttctgcgtttagtacgcgccttactgtgctcactgaaacctcagtgcctgttacaccaagtcttgctgcatgtcttttgcagtcacccgagggtttttcacaaccttcctacagccgttgatagcttcctttttctgccccgtccaggtatttcatttattttctgcccCAGCcaattcaggtatttcatgtgttctagCTCAAGCATACCTGCTGGAAATAATGAGACCCttaattagttgcatcaggtgtgcttgagacaacacctgttttgcatatttgtgctgttgtgagggattctattcagtgcgttgaataattctgaaactggagaagtcattataagttgtattttcagttgaatttggggaaaccacttgaagcatacgttgtgttgaactatttcaattgcttttgtttgattcgttcattgcaaacatctggaagtctgtacattttgacaagaaacctgatttgcaatcaGGGTTAAATAATTCTGAAtgcaactgtacacacacacacacacacacacacacacacacagcaggtccACCTGATATTTGGAGTCTCCGGTGAGTCGGCTGAGCTCGCGGAACTCCAGCTGGATGGTGGTCACCTCAGCGACAGTGCTATCGGAGGTCCAGCGTGGTGGATGAGCCACACCACTTCCAATGTTCACGTCCGAGTACGGGATCTTTGACGGCGTGTTGAAGGCGGGCATCAACCTGGAGCCGATGTCTTTCTGCACGATCGTTCACAGAATCAAAAACATCAATAGCATTAGCAGACTCAGATCAGAGGCTTTAAAATGACtaaaatccctttttttttttaaattccacaaGTTGATGCTTGGCTAAGAGGAGGAATGGAAATTGAACATGTGCTAACAGAAGGAGTGGAGGAGGCTCTTGGTACAGTAATGTGATACACATATGGcagactttctctctctcaaagacACACTCACAGCTTTCTCCAGGAACAATGCGTCACCGGTCAGATGGTAAGTGCTGAGCAGGCTACCCAATATGCGGATGGTGCTCTCGAACAGGTTCACGTCCACGTTTTTCTCAAAGGACAGATGTGTGGCCACCCACTGCCTGGCTTCCTCAAACTCTGTGAGAAGGTGAGAATTTAGCCGAGAGTGTTGCTGACATCACTGCTACCCCTACCCCTACCCCCCCCATCCAATACAGATTAGTAATGATGTGGATACGAGATAAAATCAAATGACTTCCTCAAACCTATGCTTTGGCACAGGCTGTCTGTGCCAAGCTTCCACGTTTATAACCTACATTCAGCCCTTAATCAACTGCTGGTTTACATTtcctataattttatttaaataccaagacatatttataaaaaaaaatgtaaataaaataaaagatcaaatggAGATATGAATAAGTAACAGCACACCCATATAAGAAAACCTGGGAAGCCTGATCATGCTAATGCTAAGATGTTCCTTTTACCCCACGAGAACAAACTCACCTTTTTTCAGCCCCAAGATCCACATAGTGTCCAGTGAATCAACAAGAGTTAGCCCCAGCCCAAACCATTCAGTGTAAGATTTTGAAATGGGTTTGAGCTCATCATGACCCCAGGCAAAGTCTTTGTAGCTTTTCCAGGCATGTTGGAAAGCCTCCCTCACTGCCTCTAGCCTGCTCGCTGCTAGCAAAACGAGAAAAACGTCATTGTGAAATGTTCCACAGTAAACAGATACTGCACCtctgcacttaaaaaaaatatatatatttacaacaggaagtgaaaaagcagaaacacaGACCTACTGATGAGTCCTCAGCCTCAGGCAGCACCTCTTTCTTCTTAGTATCCGTGTCTTCATCCACCTTGATCACAGCACCACGCCAACTACAGGaaacatattatttatatttttatatattttatatatatatatatatatatatatatatatatatatatatatatatatatatatatacacacacacacacacacacacacacacacatatacatacatatatatacatacatacatacacacacacatacacacatatattatatatatatatatatatatatatatatatatatatatatatatatataaaaacaaaaattattttaaaaaaaaaagtgtgagatGACACTTTTTAGACTGGTCAGTTACGCTCACAGCGAAGCACCACTGCTGCTTATGAACTCATGGCATGGATAGGACAAAAACGTTGGATAACACCAAACAGTGTAAAGGTTGCCGCTGTTAATATTTGGTGTAtagttaaacattttaaatgtttattgataTAATTTAACATCTGCCTCTAAACCTATATTATAACTGCACTTCAAAATAAATTTTCGGTTCATTCGTACATTTGTAAAGTTAAACCTTGAACGGTTCCAGACCTGATTAGCGACTTGTTCCcatcctcctccaccaccatctTCTTCATCTCCACTCCCCGTGACTCGGAGACATTTCCTTTATTCTGGGAGCGGTTCTGTAGGACAGGTGGTCCTCGCTTACGAGAGCCCTTTCTCTGTTAAAGAAGAGAAACAGACCTTCAGGTGAGTGCACCGGTTCACACCCTGTTGCTTTCATGGCAGGAAAATAAAACGTGTGTCTCTATTTTACAAATCATCAACACCGCATCTGTTGCATATTGAGGAATTTTCATACAATATACAACCAAGCACAcaactacagtggtgcttgaaagtctgtgaaccctttagaattttctatacatctgcataaatatgacctaaaacatccatccatttcctgcaCTGCTTTTCCttactgggtcatggggaacctggagcctatcccagggggcatggggcacaaggtgcggaacaccctggacagggtgtcattCAGCCaattacttttaggacttgtatgaaaatcaGAAGTTTTAAATCTTACCCTGATTGAGTAAGTTAATGGttatctttttaaatttttttatcaaGCTCAGAAATTTACATCCCCGCTGGCATGCTCTAGTTGGAAGTATTTGAATTTGCCTCATTAAGGCATGAAAAATTCAAACATGTTCAAACTCTAAAGCAGTTTGCTATAAGCGATCAATTTCCTCTCGATTACCAATATTAAAAACcattaaaagaaatgtaaaaaaaaaaatcagacacaaaaaaacagaagagaaataACCagaagctgtttttaaaaaaaaaaaaaaaaaaaaactggcattAATTGTTTCGTCGGTTTCATTATCTTGACCTAAAGATGCCCAAAGCTTTGCACCCTGTTATTCTAAAACTGTAAATCAAGTTAATCATCAAACAATGAACAGCCATGTAGTAAAAAAAAGGGGCACATCGCTCTCAAATTGGGTCCCGCTAACCTCTGAAGGGGGCTCAGGCAGAACAACTTTGCCTCCACTCTTCCTCTCGATAGGAGCTTGCATCCCATCACCATCGTTCCTTCCTTCTACTGTGTCTGAATGAGCTGAAAGAAAAGAGTGTATCAACGGTGACAAATCAGATACATCCATTCCTGGTGGAGTAAGCTTAATAAAGCCATGCATACCTCCCCAACGTTTCACCAGACCGGGGTAAAGGATGATCCCAGTGATCAGGAGCAGAACCAGAACAAACAGGATAAGGCTGCGCTGCAGGCTGGGCAACTGCTTCCATTTCTGCACGTACATGCAAAACAGGATAATTCGCGCATTTCAGGGCGAGATGCAAAACCAGACTCACAGCGCGAGATGCAAAACCAGATCATGCATTCCAACTCATGAATCCCGCAACGTATTATTTCAGTTGCACAAAGCCCGGAAATTTAAAGCACATCTCGACGACAGTGTAAGTGGATAAATAGTAAGCGTTAACATTTAATATCTCACTCAAATGTAATCTCACCCTCCAGTATGACTGCTTGCGCTGTTTGCCATTCGTATAAGCCCCACTTTCATCTACTGCTACAGACACAAAATCCTTTCTGGCTGGTGCGATCATGTCTCTAGGTCTCTACGTCCCTGAAGAAAGAACAGACTgtaaggaaaaacaaaatgaggaCAACCCTGGTATAAATCT contains:
- the man1b1b gene encoding mannosidase, alpha, class 1B, member 1b isoform X1, whose amino-acid sequence is MIAPARKDFVSVAVDESGAYTNGKQRKQSYWRKWKQLPSLQRSLILFVLVLLLITGIILYPGLVKRWGAHSDTVEGRNDGDGMQAPIERKSGGKVVLPEPPSERKGSRKRGPPVLQNRSQNKGNVSESRGVEMKKMVVEEDGNKSLISWRGAVIKVDEDTDTKKKEVLPEAEDSSVAASRLEAVREAFQHAWKSYKDFAWGHDELKPISKSYTEWFGLGLTLVDSLDTMWILGLKKEFEEARQWVATHLSFEKNVDVNLFESTIRILGSLLSTYHLTGDALFLEKAKDIGSRLMPAFNTPSKIPYSDVNIGSGVAHPPRWTSDSTVAEVTTIQLEFRELSRLTGDSKYQDAVMEVMKQVHKLGGKQDGLVPMFINTNSGQFTHLGVYTLGARADSYYEYLLKQWIQGGKMEMELLEDYMQAVEGIQKNLLKKSSPLGLTFVGELSHGRFSPKMDHLVCFLPGTLALGAHNGLPADHMELAKQLMETCYQMYAQMETGLSPEIVHFNMQADSTQDVDVKPADRHNLLRPETVESLFYLYQFTKDKKYQTWGWEIFQNFNKYTRVDTGGYTSINNVRDPKSPSPRDKMESFFLAETLKYFYLLFSDNSDLINLDTYIFNTEAHPLPIWPKAE
- the man1b1b gene encoding mannosidase, alpha, class 1B, member 1b isoform X2, which translates into the protein MIAPARKDFVSVAVDESGAYTNGKQRKQSYWRKWKQLPSLQRSLILFVLVLLLITGIILYPGLVKRWGAHSDTVEGRNDGDGMQAPIERKSGGKVVLPEPPSERKGSRKRGPPVLQNRSQNKGNVSESRGVEMKKMVVEEDGNKSLISWRGAVIKVDEDTDTKKKEVLPEAEDSSVASRLEAVREAFQHAWKSYKDFAWGHDELKPISKSYTEWFGLGLTLVDSLDTMWILGLKKEFEEARQWVATHLSFEKNVDVNLFESTIRILGSLLSTYHLTGDALFLEKAKDIGSRLMPAFNTPSKIPYSDVNIGSGVAHPPRWTSDSTVAEVTTIQLEFRELSRLTGDSKYQDAVMEVMKQVHKLGGKQDGLVPMFINTNSGQFTHLGVYTLGARADSYYEYLLKQWIQGGKMEMELLEDYMQAVEGIQKNLLKKSSPLGLTFVGELSHGRFSPKMDHLVCFLPGTLALGAHNGLPADHMELAKQLMETCYQMYAQMETGLSPEIVHFNMQADSTQDVDVKPADRHNLLRPETVESLFYLYQFTKDKKYQTWGWEIFQNFNKYTRVDTGGYTSINNVRDPKSPSPRDKMESFFLAETLKYFYLLFSDNSDLINLDTYIFNTEAHPLPIWPKAE